The DNA region GAGAAGGGTCATCTGCCGGTCTGGACCATGGTGGTGCCCGTGGTGGCGGCCGGGCTGGCGCTAGTGAAACTGTTGCACCTGACCGAGGGCTGGGTGGTGCTGGCGCTGGCGGCACCCTTGCTTCTGGGATCGGTCTTTGCCGCGGTGACCCATGCCGAGGTTCTGGCGCTGCGCCTGGGCGAGCCTTTCGGGTCGATCCTGCTGGCGGTTGCGGTGACGGTGATCGAGGTCGGGCTGATCCTGTCGATCATGCTGAGCGATCCGGTGGCCGGGCAGATCGTGGCGCGCGACACGGTTCTGGCGACCGTGATGCTGGTGCTGAACCTGATCGTGGGCCTTTGCCTTGTGCTGGGCGGCGTGCGGCATGGCGAACAGAAGTTTTCCACCGATGGCGCGGCATCGGCCCTGGCTGTGCTGGGCACGCTGGCGGGACTTGCGCTGATCCTGCCGGACTTCACCACGACGGGCGCCGGGGCAAGCTACAGTCGGGGACAGCTTCTGCTGGTCGCGGCCGCCGCCCTGGGGCTTTATGCCGTCTTCGTCTTCGTGCAGACCGTGCGGCACCGCGACTATTTCCTGGACAATGCCGTGGTGGGGGAAGGCAACCCGCATCCGCCGCCCCCGGCCACCCTGGCGCGGCGCAGCCTGATCCTTCTGCTGCTGGCGCTGTTTGCCGTGGTGATCCTGGCCAAGGCGCTGTCGACCCCGCTGGCGGCGGGGGTGGCGGCCGCGGGGTTGCCGCCGGAAGTGACCGGGGTCGTCGTGGCGGCGGTCGTGCTGCTGCCGGAGAGCATTGCCGCAATCCGCTCGGCCTTAGGCAACCGGCTGCAGAACAGCCTGAACCTGGCGCTTGGATCGGGCATCGCCTCGATCGGGCTGACCTTGCCGGCGGTGGCGGCGGCATCGCTGATCTTTGGCCTGCCCATCGTGCTGGGGGTGAGCCCGGCTCAGGTGGCGCTGCTGACGCTGACGCTGTTCGCGGCGATCCTGACCCTGGGCACCGGGCGCACCACGATCTTGCAGGGCGCGGTGCATCTGACGCTGGCGGTGGCCTTCCTGATGGTGACGGTGCTGCCCTGAGCCCCTGGGTCGGGCGGCGGCTGATTTTTCGCAGGAAAATCGCGGGCTTCGGCCAGACGGGTTTCCGTCAGGCCAATTTCCGTCAGGCCGATTTCCGTCAGACGGCGGCCTTCACCGCCTCGACGATCTCGCCCACCACTTCGGCCAGCATCGCCTCGTCCTCGCATTCGGCCATGACGCGGACCAGGGGTTCGGTGCCCGACTTGCGGATCAGGAGCCGGCCCTTGCCGTTCATCCGCGCCTCTGCGCCAGAGATGGCGGCGATGACGGCGGGGGCTTCCAACGGGCGGGCGCCTTCGCCGTAGCGGACGTTCTTCAGCATCTGCGGCACGGTGGCGAACTGGCGGGTCAGTTCCGAGGCGTCGCGGTCGGTGCGGGCCATTTCGGCCAGGAACTGGAGCCCCGCGATGAGGCCGTCGCCGGTGGTGGCGTAGTCGGTCATCACGATATGTCCCGACTGTTCTCCGCCCAGGTTCCAGCCGCCGCGGCGCATCGCCTCGACTACGTAGCGGTCGCCGACGGGCGTGCGTTCCAGGTGCAGGCCCTGGGCGGCCAGGTGGCGTTCGAGGCCCAGGTTGGACATGACGGTCGCCACGAGGGTGCGCCCGCGCAGCTTGCCCTCTTGCGCCCACCGGGTGGCCAGCAGGGCCATGATCTGGTCGCCGTCGGCCACCTGGCCATGTTCGTCGAGGATCATCACCCGGTCGGCATCGCCGTCGAGGCAGATGCCGACATGGGCGCCGTGGGCCACCACGGCCTCGGCCGCGGTCTGGGTGTAGGTGGAACCGCAGCGGTCGTTGATGTTGGTGCCGTTGGGGGAAACCCCCACCGGGATCACGTCTGCGCCGAGTTCCCAAAGCACCTCTGGCGCGGCGCGGTAGGCGGCGCCGTTGGCGCAGTCGATCACCACCTTCAGCCCGTCGAGGCGCAGGCCCGCCGGGAAGGTGGTCTTGGCATATTCCTGATAGCGGCCGCGGCCGTCCTCGATGCGGCGGGCGCGTCCGATCTGTTCGGGGGGGGCCAGGTCGGGGGCGGATTCAAGGATGGATTCGATCTCTTCCTCGGCCTCATCGGACAGCTTGAAGCCGTCGGGGCCGAAGAACTTGATGCCGTTGTCCTGGTGCGGGTTGTGGCTGGCCGAGATCATCACACCCAGGTCGGCGCGCATGGAGCGGGTGAGGAAGCCCACGGCGGGGGTGGGGATGGGGCCGAGCAGCAGGACGTTCATGCCGGTGGAGGTGAGCCCGGCGGTGAGGGCGTTTTCCAGCATGTAGCCCGACAGGCGCGTGTCCTTGCCGATGACGACGCGGTGGCCCGAGGCGGCGCCGTCGCGGCGGAAGAAGCGTCCGGCGGCGGCGCCGAGCTTCAGGGCCATTTCGGCGGTCATGGGATAGGTGTTGGCGGTGCCGCGCACGCCGTCGGTGCCGAAGAGTTTCCTGCTCATGCCTCTTCTCCTGTGGTTGTGGCCCGCCAGAGGCGAAGTGCCTGGGCGGTTTCTTGCGCGTCATGGACGCGGATAATCTGAACGCCCTGTGCCGCGCCGTGCAGCGCCACGGCGAGCGAGCCGGGCAAGCGGCGGTCGGGATCCTGTTCCCGCGCGAGCGTGCCGATGAACCGCTTGCGCGAGGCGCCAAGCAGGATCGGCACGCCGAGGCCGTGGAAGACGGAAAGGCGGGCCAGGAGGGCGAGGTTGTGGGCGAGCGTCTTGCCGAAGCCGATTCCGGGATCGGCCATGATGTTGGCGCGGGGGATGCCGAGTGCCAGGGCATGGGCGATGCGTTCCGCCAGGGCGGCATAGACATCCAGCACCACATCGTCATAGGCGGGCGCGTCCTGCATCGTGGCGGGGGTGGCGATGGAGTGCATCAGCACCACCGGCGCGCGTCTTGCTGCAGCCAGCGGGCCGAGCGCGGGGTCAAAGCGGAAGGCGGCGACGTCGTTCACCACCTGCGCGCCGGCCTGAAGCGCGGCGTTGGCCACAGGGGCCTTGCGGGTGTCGATGGAAACCGGCGTGGCGAGGCCGGCTTCGCGCAGGGCGGCGATCACCGGGGCGGTGCGGGCGATCTCGTCGGCCACGGAGACCTCGGCGGCGCCGGGACGGGTGCTTTCGCCGCCGATGTCCAGCATGTCGGAGGCGGCAGCCAGGGCGCGGGCTTGGGCAAGGGCAGCCTCGGGGGAAAGGAAACGGCCGCCGTCGGAAAAGCTGTCGGGCGTGACGTTCAGGATGCCCATGACGCGGGGACGGTCCATCGCCAGCCCGGCAAAGGCGGGGCGGTGGTCGGCAAGGGTGTCGCGCGTCTCGGGCGGAAGGTCGCGGGCCGGGACAAGCCGGGGCGCCCTGCCCCGTTCCAGCACCTCTACCCTGTCAAACCAGCAGGGACCGCCCGCCACAGGCAAGGCGCCTGCGGGGCGGGCAGGATCGGTCATCGCGACGGGGCGGTAGCAGATCATGTGGTCGGGGATAGGACCGCGCCCGGTTTCACGCAAGATGCAGGGTCACGCCCGCGTGACCGGCACGCGGCTTCCCGCCGGAAGCGCAACATCGCCGTGAACAGTCAGCGAGCGCGCCGCCATGGTTTCGGCCAGCCAGAGCGCCAGCGCCACGGGTTCGCGCGAGGTCGGGCCGTCCACGGCATCCAGCACCAGCTTGGACGGCGCCCACACCACGGTCTGGCCGCGTTTCATGGCCCAGTCGATCTCGGTCCGCGTGGCGACCACCACGCAGCGCGGGTCGCGGGCCGCCAGCACCCAGGCGTTCTGTTCGATGGCCAGAAGGTCGATGCGCCGCTGCGTCGGCTTGTGGCCGGTCTGGGGGCGGGGCAGGTCCGGCAGACCCACGGCGAGGATCAGCGGGTCGCCGGCGGCAAGCAGCGCATCCAGACGGGCCGAAAGATCCGGTGCGCCGATGGCGGCATTGTCGAGGAAGACCACGCAAGGGTGCACCGCGCGGTCTGTGCCATCGGCCGCCAGCGCGCGCACGGGTGCTTCGGCGCGCGAGCGGACGATTTCCACGCCCAGCTTGTAGGGGCCGATGTCCAGCTTTTCGATGCGCACGAAGGCGCGCATCGCCTGTGGTTCTGCCAGGATGCGTTCCGCCACCCGCTCTGCCAGGGTTTCCAGCAGGTTCAGCCGCTCTGCCGCCAGTTCCTCGGCAATCGCCTCGGTCAGGCGGTCATAGCTGAGGATGCGGTCCACGTCGTCGTCGATGGGCTGGGAGATGGGGCGCACCTCGACCACGATGTTGAACATCAGCCGCTGGCGGTGGCCTCGTTCCTTCTGGAAGGCGCCGATGTCGGCCTCGACCACATGGTCGCGCAAGCTGATGCGGTCGCGCGGGTCCGAAGGGGCCGAGGCGAGGCTGCGCTCTTCGGGATGGGCGAAGGCAAGGCGGATGTCGGTGGTCATGGCATCTGTCCGGGGTAAGCTTGGGCCCAGTCTAGCAGAGCCGGTGGCGGGGCGTTGCATGATCGCGCCCCCTTCTGCAAGGGGGGCGACGGCGGCCGGCGGCGGAGGAGGGCCTTCTGCCCCCCGGTCCGAGGCAGGCCCTGGGCTCCCTCCGAGAGTGTTTTCGCAAGGAAGAAGCTGGTTTCTTCTTTGCCCAAGTACTCCCGCGCGGAGCGCAAACCGGAACCTTCGCGGCTCTTTGGCCGCGAAGGTGACAGAAAGGCGTGCCGCCGCTTGCGGCGGCTCAATCGAACGGGTGGCTCAAGTCACGCCGCTTTCCCGGCGGTCGGTGATCGCCAGATGCGCAGCGGCGAGGCGGGCAAGAGGCACGCGGAAGGGCGAGCAGGAGACATAGTCGAAGCCCGCCTTGCGGCAGAAGGCGATGGATTCGGGGTTGCCGCCATGCTCGCCGCAGATCGAGACCACAAGGTCGGCGCGGGTGCGCCGGCCGCGGTCGGCTCCGATGAGCAGAAGCTCGCCCACGCCATCGACGTCCAGCGTGTGGAACGGGTCTTCGGGGAAGACACCCTGCTGGACATAGGTGTTCATGAAGCGGCCGGCATCGTCGCGCGACAGGCCGTAGGTCATTTGCGTGAGGTCGTTGGTGCCGAAGGACAGAAAGGCAGAATGCTGGGCGATCTCGCCGGCGCGGAGCGCGGCGCGCGGGGTTTCGACCATGACGCCCAGCCGGTAGTCGAAAGCCTGCCCGGAGTGGTTGCGCACCGTGGCGGCCACGGCGTCGATGCGGGTCTTGACCAGTTCCACCTCGCGCCGGGCCGAGACCAGCGGGATCATGATTTCCGGCACCACCGGATCGCCACGGCGGCCGACCTCGACCGTGGCCTCGAAGATGGCCTGGGCCTGCATGTTGTAGATTTCGGGCAGGACCACGCCGAGGCGCACCCCGCGCATCCCGAGCATGGGGTTGAATTCGGCCAGCGCCTCGGCACGGCGGGTGACGTCGCTGAGCGGCTTGTCGAGCGCTTCGGCCAGGTCGCGCAGCCCTTCGCGCGACTGGGGCAGGAATTCGTGCAGCGGCGGGTCGAAGAGGCGGATGCAGACCGGCTTGCCGCGCATGATCTCGAACAGTTGCACGAAATCGGCGCGCTGCATCGGCAGGAGCCTGTCGAGCGCGGCGGCGCGGTCCTGCGGCGTATCGGCGAAGATCATCTCGCGCATGACGACGAGGCGGTCCTCGTCGAAGAACATGTGTTCGGTCCGGCACAGGCCGATCCCCTCGGCCTCGAAGCGGCGGGCGAGTTCGGCATCGGCCGGCGTGTCGGCATTGGCCCGGATGCCGATGTCGCGGGCCTGGTCGGCCCAATGCAGGAGCTTGCGGAAGTTTTCGTCCAGCGCGGGGGGCAGCATCGCGGCTTCGCCCGCCAGCGCCTCGCCTGCGGTGCCGTCCAGCGTGATGCGGTCGCCTTCGCGGAAGATGCGGCCATCGGCGGCGGTGAGCTTCTTGTCCTTGCTGTCGAGGCGCAGACCCGATGCCCCCACCACGCAGGGCACGCCGAGGCCGCGGGCGATCACCGCGGCATGGGAGGTGACGCCGCCGCGTTCGGTGAGTACGCCCACGGCAGAATGCATGCCGCGGATGTCTTCGGGCGCGGTCTCGCGGCGCACGAGGATGCAGGGCTCGCCGCGCGAGGCAAAGCTTTGCGCGGCGGCCGAGGAGAAGACCAGCGCACCGGCGGCGGCGCCGGGAGAAGCGGCGATGCCGCGGGCGAAGACGTCACGGGGGCCGCGCGGATCGACCTGGTGGTGCAGGAGTTCCGACAGCGCGCGGGGTTCGACCCGCATCACCGCCTCGTCCCTTGTGATGACATGGTCGTCGGCCAGCGCCACGGCGATGCGAAGGCCCGCACGGGAAGAGCGCTGGACGCGGACGGCATCGAGAACGGAGAGGCGGCCATCCTCGATGGTGAATTCGATCTGCATTTCCTCGCGCAGGCGGGCGCGGCAGGCGCTGCCATAGGCCACGAGGTCGGCGAAGATCTGGGGCGCGATGTCTTCCAGGGAGGGGCCGCGCAGGTCGCGGGTGAGGTAGAGCGCCTCGGTGCGTTTCAGCGCGTCGCGGCCCTGGCTTTGGCCAAGGTAGCGGCCGGTGATCTGCGGGTGGCCCGAGACGGGATCGACGAACTGGATGACGCCCGAGCCCGAGATGCCGCCGGCGATGCCCTGGGCCATGGATTGCACGACGAGGCCGAGGGCGGCATCGGCGGGCGCGCCCTTGGCCTGGCGCAGGAGACGGGCGGAGGTGCCTTCCCAGGCGCGGGCCATCGAGCGCAACACTTCCGAAAGCTGGCGGGCCGGGTCCTCGGGGAAGGGTTCCTCCATCTCGTGTTCGTATTTACGCAGGGCGTCGCGGATGGATTCGGGCGACGCCTCGCGGGAATCGAACATGTCGGGGTCAAGACGGGCGACGTGGGTGGCGTAGGATTGCACGAATCGAAGATAGAGCGCGTCTGCGGCCGGCTGGCCGTGGAGTTTGGCAAGCGCCGCGTGGCGGGCGGCGTTGAGGCCCACGTTGAGGATGGTGGCTGGGCCGCCCCAATCGGGGTTCGCGGGCGAGGGGCGGACCGAGACGAGGGGGGCGTCGCCGAAGATCGCGAGAAGGGTGGCGCAGTCGACCACATGGCCTGCGGCGATGGCGCGGACGGCGGTGGCCGGAAGGGCCACGGTGCGGGGAACCGGCAGGTCCAGGCGGACGAGGCGTTGCAGGCACTTGGCGCGCCAGCCGTGCAGCGCGGCCGAGATGCGGCCGGTGGGGGTGACTTCGGCGAAGTCGGGGAAGGCGTCGAATTTCTGCACTGCGGCATCCTCTGGCTGGCCGCAGGATACGCCGGAATGGGCGTGGCGCAAGCGGAGAGGTCGCAGGGGGGCTGTCTGCCCCCCTCCCCCCCGAGGATACTTCTTGAACAGAAGAAGGAGGGGCTCAGCCCTCGATCTTCGTCAGGTCCGCGACCTGGCCGCAGGTGGCGCGGATACGGTGCAACAGGTTCAGGCGGTTGCGGCGGATGATCTGGTTGTCGGTGTTGATCTGGACTGCGGTGAAGAAGGCGTCGATGGGAGCGCGGAGTGCGGCCATGGCGCGCATGGCGGCGGGGAAGTCCTCCTTCGCCATGGCGGGGGCGATGGCGGCCTCGGCGGTGTCGAGGGCGGCGAAGAGGGCCTTTTCCTCGGGGGTTTCCGCGAATTTCGGGTCGGCGCCATAGGAGTATTCGACGCCGTCCTTTTCCTCGGCCTGGGTGAGGATGTTGTTGGCGCGCTTGAAGCCTTGCAGCAGGTTGGTGCCGTCTTCGGTTTTCAGGAGATCCGACAGCGCGGTGGCGCGGGCGACGAGCAGGGTCAGGTCGCAGTTGCCGGGCATGGCAAGCGAGGCGTCGATGACATCGTGGCGGATGCCCTGATCCTTCAGGAAGACCTTGAGACGGTCGTGGAGGAAGTCGCGCAGATCGTCGGTGATGGTGGGATCATGGTCGCGCACCAGAGAAAGCCACCCTGGGCCTGCGGTCTCGGCCTGCGTGATTAGCGCGCGGGTGGACTCGCCAAACATGCCGTGCGCCACGGCGGCCGACAGAAGCGGGGCGAGCAGATCGACGGATTGCGGCGCGGCGCCGATCTGGTGGCGCAGCACCTGAACATCGGCCGGGCGGTCGAAGGAGAGGCGCAAGTTGTTGGCAAGGATCAACCGGATCACACCAAGCGCCGCCCGCCGTAGCGCGAACGGGTCCTTCGACCCCGTGGGCTTCTCGTCAATCGCCCAGAAGCCGGTCAGCGTGTCGATCTTGTCGGCAAGCGCCACGGCGACCGAGACGGGCTCGGTCGGCACGGCATCGGACGGGCCGAGGGGGGAGTAGTGGTCGCGGGCGGCGAGCGCCACGGGTTCGGGCAGGCCGGCTTCGCGGGCGTAGTACATGCCCATCAGGCCCTGAAGCTCGGGGAATTCACCGACCATGGCCGAGCGGAGGTCTGCCTTGGCGACCCGCGCCGCCTGTTCGGCGAGGTCGGGGTCGGCGCCGACCACGGGGGCCAGTTCCCGGGCCAGCGCGGCGATGCGGTCGATGCGGGCCTTCTGGCTCCCAAGCTTATTGTGGAAGGTCACGTTGTCCAGCGCGTCGAGCCATTCGCCCATGCCGGCCTTGGCCACGCGCAGGTCGTTTTCCCAGAAGAAGCGGGCGTCGGAGAGGCGCGCGGTCAGCACCTTGTCGTTGCCTTTCAGGATCGTGGCGCCGTTGTCCGGCGTTTCGATGTTGGCGACGGTGACGTAGCCCTCGATCCGGCCGGTGCGGGGGTTCTTCACCGAGAAGAACTTCTGGTGTTCCTTCATCGAGGTTTGCAGCACCTCGGGCGGCAGGTGCAGGAACTGGTCCTTGATGCGGCCCATCAGCGGCACGGGCCATTCGACGAGGCCGGCGATTTCGGTAAGCAGGCCCTTGTCCTCGACCAGTTCCAGCCCTTGGGCGAAGGCCAGGTTCTGCGCGCCGGACCAGATGGCGGCCTCGCGCTCGGCGGGGTCAAGCATGACAAGGGCGCGGCGGAGTTTCGCGGCGTAGTCGTCGAAGGAATGGACGGTGAAGCGGCCCTGGCTGAGGAAGCGGTGGCCTTCGGTGGTGTTGGAGGCCTTGATGCCATCGACATCGAGCGGCACCACTTCGGCGCCGGCTTCGGTGGTGAGCAGGCAGAGGATGGAATGGAGCGGGCGCACCCAGCGAAGCGACCCGGACCCCCACCGCATGGACTTGGGCCAGGGGAAGCTGCGGATGGTGGCGGCCAGAACCTCGGCCACGATTTCCGGCGCGGCGCGACCGGGCTTTTCGATCACGGCGAAGAGTGTGGCGCCGCCTTTCTTGTCCTCGCGCCGTTCCAGTTGGTCCAGCGTGAGGCCGGTGGCGCGGAGGAAGCCCTCGATGGCCTGGGCGGGGGCATCGGCGCGGGGGCCTTTGCGTTCCTCGCGCACGGGGCGGCTTTCGGCGGTGAGCCCTTCCACCGCCAGCGTCAGGCGGCGGGGGGTGGAGAAGGCGCCGGCCGAGGCATAGGTGAGGCCCGCCTCGACCAGCCCGTCGGTGACAAGCTTCTTCAGATCCTCGCGGGCCTTGGCGGCCATGCGGGCGGGGATTTCCTCGGAGAAGAGTTCGATCAGCAGGTCAGGCATTGGGGCACCTTAGAAGGCGAGGAAGGCCTGGATGATCGCGGCATTGGCGATATCCACGAAGAAGGCCGAAACGAGGGGAAGGATGACGAAGGCGATGGGCGCCGGGCCGTAGTGTTTGGTCACCGCCGTCATGTTGGCAATGGCGGTGGGGGTGGCGCCGAGCGAGAAGCCGGCGAAACCGGCGGAGAGGACGGCGGCGGTGTAGCCCCCGCCCATCATGCGGAACAGGAGGAACAGGATGAAGGCGACGACCAGCGCGGTCTGGGCGATGAGCGAGACGGTCATCAGCACGCCCATGCCCGCGAGAGTCCAGAGTTGCATGGACATCAGCGACATGGCGAGGAAGATGCCGAGCGCGAAATCGGAGACCATGGCGAGCGTGGGGCTGCGCGCCACGCGGGGGGCGCGCGGCAGGAGCCGGGGGTAGAGGTTACCGCCCAGGATGGCGACCAGCATGCAGGGCACGAAGAGCGGCAGGTTCAGCCCGAGGTCGAGGATGATCTCGTGCAGGGCCATGCCGGCGATGATGACGATGTGCAGCACGAGAAGCGTGTGCATGAGCGCGGGGGCGGTGATCGTGGCGCTGGCCTCGTCGGCCCAGGCGAGGCCGACGGTCTGATCGTGATCGCCCGGCGCAGGGGCGAGCTTGTGGCGCAGGATCAGAAGCTTTGCGATGGGGCCGCCGATCAGCGCGCCGGTGATGAGGCCGAGGGTGGCCGAGGCGACACCCAGTTCCATCATGCCGTCGAGGCCGACCGTGCCCTCGACCACAGGCGCCCAGGCGATGGTGGTGCCGTGGCCGCCGATGAGGCTCGCCGAACCGAGCAGGATGCCCACGGGCATGGGCAGGCCGAAGGCGAAGGCGGTGAGGATGCCCACGATGTCCTGCGCCACGATCAGCGCCACGGTCAGAACCAGAAGGATCAGAAGCGGTCGGCCGCCGGTTGCCAGGTCGGACATGCGGGCGTTGAGGCCGATGCCGGAGAAGAACAGCACCAGGAGGTAGTCGCGCACGGAAAGGTCGAACTCGGCCGGATGACCGGTGGCGAGGAAGATCGCCAGCGTCAGCAGCGCGGCAAGGATGCCGCCGGTGACGGGTTCGGGAATGTTGAAATCGCGCAGGAACGCGACCGACCGCGTGATGCGGGCCCCCACGAGATAGACGAGGAAGCCGAGGGTCGTCGTCTCGAATGCGTCGAGCGCGAGGGGGGGGCCGACAGTCACTGGCTTTGCCCCGCGGATTTGTTGACCTGGGTCCAAGCGAAGGCGCGGCCGTCGGGGAAGACGGCGACGACGCGGTCGATGCCGGGCTGGATGCCGGCGCGGGAGAGGAAGGCCACGGCCTCTCCGCTTTCCAGCGCGCGGCCGATGGCGGCGGCATCGAAGCAGTAGAACCAGGTGGGGGCGATCAGCGGTTCGGCATCGGGGTAGGTCACGTAGGTTTCGGTCAGCATCCCAAGCGAGAGGGGCGTGGTGAAACAGGCACGGAAGCGTATGGGCGAGCTTTCGGAATCGATGCCTTGGACGTTTTCGGCCAGGATCGGCTCGGGCTGGCCGCCCTCGATCGGGGTGAGCTCGATCTCGGCGCCGGGGCTGAAGCTGGCGGTTTCGTAGAAGGCGTATTCCTGAAGCCAGTAGATGGCTATTCCGGCGGCAAGTGCTATCACCACGATGAACCCCGCGACGATCTTTCCGTTCATGGCCGGCCCTCCGCGCGCGTGACGATGCGGCGGGCGGCAGGGAGAGGCGGATGGACGGCGCGTTCCTGATCAAGTTTTTCGGTGCGCTGTTCGCGCTGGCCAACCCGTTCATCAGCCTGCCGATCTTCCTGGCCCTGACGGCCGGACAAAGCCCGGCCGACGTGCGGCGCACGGCGCTGATGGTGACGGTCTATGCAGCGGTGATGGCTGCCGTGGTGGCCGTGACGGGCGATGCGATCCTGGCCTTCTTCGGCATCGGGGTCGATCACTTCCGGCTGGCCGGCGGGCTGGCCATCCTGCTGATCGGGCTGCGCATGATGAACGGCGACCCGGAGGAAGGGCGCACGATGAGCGCCGCGAGCCGCGAGAGCGTGGCCTTCTATCCGCTGGCCTTCCCGATGATCATCGGCCCCGGAACGATCACCACGATCGTGGTGTTCAAGGAGCGCGCGGTGACGGGGGGCGAGCATGTGGCCTTCTGGCTGGCGATTGCCGCGGTGATGCTGATCATGGGGGTGGTGCTGGCGCTTGGCACCACCATCGGACATTACATGAGCCAGAAGCTGCGCATCATCATGACGCGCCTGATGGGCATGATCCTTGCGGCCATCGCGGTGGAAATGATCACCGAGGGGCTGAAGGCCTTGCTGCCGGTTCTGGCCCAGGCGGGTCATGCGGGGACGTAGCCCCCCGCCTCGGTCTGCACGAAGGCATCGGCGCATTTCTTTGCCAGCGCCCTGACGCGACCGATATAGGCCTGGCGTTCGGTGACCGAGATCACGCCGCGGGCGTCCAGGAGGTTGAAGAGGTGGCTGGCCTTGATGCACTGGTCATAGGCCGGGTGAGCCATGATGATGCGCTTGCCAGTCTTGGGGTCCTGCGCGGGCTGGTCGAGCAGGCGCTGGCATTCGGCCTCGGCATCCTCGAAATGGCGCAGCAGCATCTCGGTTGTGGCGGCGTCGAAGTTGTGGCGCGAGTATTCCTCTTCCGTCTGGCGGAAGATGTCGCCGTATTTCAGCGGGATGGGTGATTGCGGGTCGTTGAAGGGCATGTCCATGACATGGTCGATGCCAAGGACATACATGGCGAGCCGCTCGAGGCCATAGGTCAGTTCGCCCGAGACGGGCCTGCAATCGTGGCCGCCGACCTGCTGGAAGTAGGTGAACTGGCTGACTTCCATGCCGTCGCACCAGACTTCCCAGCCAAGGCCCCAGGCGCCGAGGGTGGGGGATTCCCAGTCGTCCTCGACAAAGCGGATGTCGTGCAGCGCCATATCGATGCCGATGGCTTCGAGGCTGCCGAGGTAGAGCGCCTGAAGATCGGGCGGCGAGGGTTTGATGAGGACCTGGTACTGGTAATAGTGCTGCAGGCGGTTGGGGTTCTCGCCATAGCGCCCGTCTGTCGGCCGCCGCGAGGGCTGGACATAGGCCGCCGCCCAGGGGCGGCTGCCAAGCGCGCGCAGCGTGGTGGCGGGGTGGAAGGTGCCGGCCCCGACCTCCATGTCATAGGGCTGCAGCACGGCGCAGCCCTGGGCGCCCCAATAGGCCTGAAGGCGCATCAGGATTTCCTGGAAGCTGCGCGGCGGGGCTAGGCGGTCGGTCATGGCGGG from Neotabrizicola shimadae includes:
- the glyS gene encoding glycine--tRNA ligase subunit beta, with the translated sequence MPDLLIELFSEEIPARMAAKAREDLKKLVTDGLVEAGLTYASAGAFSTPRRLTLAVEGLTAESRPVREERKGPRADAPAQAIEGFLRATGLTLDQLERREDKKGGATLFAVIEKPGRAAPEIVAEVLAATIRSFPWPKSMRWGSGSLRWVRPLHSILCLLTTEAGAEVVPLDVDGIKASNTTEGHRFLSQGRFTVHSFDDYAAKLRRALVMLDPAEREAAIWSGAQNLAFAQGLELVEDKGLLTEIAGLVEWPVPLMGRIKDQFLHLPPEVLQTSMKEHQKFFSVKNPRTGRIEGYVTVANIETPDNGATILKGNDKVLTARLSDARFFWENDLRVAKAGMGEWLDALDNVTFHNKLGSQKARIDRIAALARELAPVVGADPDLAEQAARVAKADLRSAMVGEFPELQGLMGMYYAREAGLPEPVALAARDHYSPLGPSDAVPTEPVSVAVALADKIDTLTGFWAIDEKPTGSKDPFALRRAALGVIRLILANNLRLSFDRPADVQVLRHQIGAAPQSVDLLAPLLSAAVAHGMFGESTRALITQAETAGPGWLSLVRDHDPTITDDLRDFLHDRLKVFLKDQGIRHDVIDASLAMPGNCDLTLLVARATALSDLLKTEDGTNLLQGFKRANNILTQAEEKDGVEYSYGADPKFAETPEEKALFAALDTAEAAIAPAMAKEDFPAAMRAMAALRAPIDAFFTAVQINTDNQIIRRNRLNLLHRIRATCGQVADLTKIEG
- the gltS gene encoding sodium/glutamate symporter, which gives rise to MTVGPPLALDAFETTTLGFLVYLVGARITRSVAFLRDFNIPEPVTGGILAALLTLAIFLATGHPAEFDLSVRDYLLVLFFSGIGLNARMSDLATGGRPLLILLVLTVALIVAQDIVGILTAFAFGLPMPVGILLGSASLIGGHGTTIAWAPVVEGTVGLDGMMELGVASATLGLITGALIGGPIAKLLILRHKLAPAPGDHDQTVGLAWADEASATITAPALMHTLLVLHIVIIAGMALHEIILDLGLNLPLFVPCMLVAILGGNLYPRLLPRAPRVARSPTLAMVSDFALGIFLAMSLMSMQLWTLAGMGVLMTVSLIAQTALVVAFILFLLFRMMGGGYTAAVLSAGFAGFSLGATPTAIANMTAVTKHYGPAPIAFVILPLVSAFFVDIANAAIIQAFLAF
- a CDS encoding DUF6446 family protein, producing MNGKIVAGFIVVIALAAGIAIYWLQEYAFYETASFSPGAEIELTPIEGGQPEPILAENVQGIDSESSPIRFRACFTTPLSLGMLTETYVTYPDAEPLIAPTWFYCFDAAAIGRALESGEAVAFLSRAGIQPGIDRVVAVFPDGRAFAWTQVNKSAGQSQ
- a CDS encoding MarC family protein, translating into MDGAFLIKFFGALFALANPFISLPIFLALTAGQSPADVRRTALMVTVYAAVMAAVVAVTGDAILAFFGIGVDHFRLAGGLAILLIGLRMMNGDPEEGRTMSAASRESVAFYPLAFPMIIGPGTITTIVVFKERAVTGGEHVAFWLAIAAVMLIMGVVLALGTTIGHYMSQKLRIIMTRLMGMILAAIAVEMITEGLKALLPVLAQAGHAGT
- a CDS encoding glycine--tRNA ligase subunit alpha; protein product: MTDRLAPPRSFQEILMRLQAYWGAQGCAVLQPYDMEVGAGTFHPATTLRALGSRPWAAAYVQPSRRPTDGRYGENPNRLQHYYQYQVLIKPSPPDLQALYLGSLEAIGIDMALHDIRFVEDDWESPTLGAWGLGWEVWCDGMEVSQFTYFQQVGGHDCRPVSGELTYGLERLAMYVLGIDHVMDMPFNDPQSPIPLKYGDIFRQTEEEYSRHNFDAATTEMLLRHFEDAEAECQRLLDQPAQDPKTGKRIIMAHPAYDQCIKASHLFNLLDARGVISVTERQAYIGRVRALAKKCADAFVQTEAGGYVPA